One region of Zerene cesonia ecotype Mississippi chromosome 15, Zerene_cesonia_1.1, whole genome shotgun sequence genomic DNA includes:
- the LOC119832647 gene encoding putative odorant receptor 92a translates to MENLVRQIVITIVLSFVIIKIFLTLFRKKELRAIFDTIEADYESFNNLPEDELSIVIEAIEKTQKLEKIWILIIGSASASFPLLACVLTVYSYFTENPRKYMIHETIMPFIDDKKYSSPFFEIQAVYSLYIVWLVFVGYTGFDGIFSVCILHISLKIKLFSHKLMHLMDDTDVPSVKLRIASIVRDQCDVYSFIQQIQTSFEIWLAGIFLISVVQIGMALSQTTTKGDSEVNIIYYVFAVTTAVHIYLPCYLTSDVTFNMAEVANCIYACKWESTPDSGVRRAVAIMLARAQVPTHFKAYDMLTYNMKMFVSIMQTAYSMYTLLRS, encoded by the exons ATGGAAAACCTCGTCAGACAAATAGTCATTACCATCGTGTTATCTTTCGTTATAATTAAG ATTTTTCTAACTTTATTCCGAAAGAAAGAATTACGGGCGATTTTCGATACCATCGAGGCTGACTATGAAAGTTTTAACAACCTGCCAGAAGACGAATTATCCATTGTAATTGAAGCCATAGAAAAGACTCAAAAGTTGGAGAAAATCTGGATTCTTATCATCGGTTCTGCGTCAGCGTCTTTTCCACTATTAGCGTGTGTTCTCACAGTCTACTCGTACTTCACGGAAAACCCCAGAAAGTACATGATTCATGAGACCATAATGCCCTTTATCGATGATAAGAAATATTCGTCTCCGTTCTTTGAAATCCAAGCGGTATACAGTCTTTATATAGTTTGGTTGGTCTTCGTTGGATACACAG GATTTGATGGTATATTCTCTGTATGTATACTCCATATATCGTTGAAAATAAAGCTATTTTCGCACAAACTTATGCATTTAATGGATGACACAGATGTGCCAAGTGTTAAACTAAGAATCGCCTCCATTGTGAGAGATCAGTGCGACGTTTATAG TTTTATCCAACAAATTCAGACGAGCTTCGAAATATGGCTGGCTGGGATATTTCTAATATCCGTTGTACAAATAGGGATGGCTCTAAGCCAGACCACCACAAAAGGC GACAGTGaagtgaatataatatattatgtcttcGCTGTGACAACTGCTGTACATATCTACCTGCCCTGCTATCTCACATCTGATGTTACTTTTAAC ATGGCTGAAGTAGCTAACTGTATATACGCTTGCAAGTGGGAGTCGACCCCGGACAGCGGTGTGCGCCGCGCAGTCGCTATCATGCTTGCGCGTGCGCAGGTGCCAACGCACTTCAAAGCGTATGACATGCTCACTTATAACATGAAGATGTTTGTTTcc ATAATGCAGACAGCTTATTCCATGTATACGCTTTTGAgatcataa